A stretch of DNA from Streptomyces rubradiris:
CCAGGCCGTCGACCCGTTCGAGGGCGGAGCCGAGGGTGGCCGGGGTGACGTCGACGCCGACGACTCCGGGGACGGCGAGCAGGTTCATCAGGGCCAGGCCGCCCGCGCGGTAGACGACGTCCTGGGCGGCCAGTGAGGAGTGTCCGGCGCCGAACGCGAACAGGCGGCCGCCGGCCGCGACGGTGTCGGCGAGCAGGGCGCCGGCCGCGGTGATCGCCTCGGCCTCCTCGTCACGGACCCGTTGCAGCAGGCCGATGGCGGCGTCGAAGAACAGGTCGGCAGGCGTGCCGTCGCTCATGCGTTGCCCCTTCGCAGCGTCTGTGTCGCGGATCACGGTGCGGTCTGGACCATCACGGTGTCAATACGGTCGCGTCCGCCGCCGTCGGATGCGGCGCGGCGGCCGGGCCGGGGCCGCGCTACGATCGCCCCGCGTGGGGGCGACCGGCCCGCGCGCTCGTCTCCGACAAACGGCCCGTTCCCCCTCCGAACAGCCCTGTTTCCCTGCTGCCGCCCGGTTGTCAGTGGGATCCGGCAGAATTGATGTCCAGGGGGGCCGCGCACGCGCCGGGCTGCCGGCAGAGGTAATCGAGGGGCACGTATGTCCGGACTGATCGACACCACGGAGATGTATCTCCGCACCATCCTCGAACTCGAAGAGGAAGGCGTCGTCCCCATGCGCGCCCGCATCGCGGAGCGGCTGGACCAGAGCGGGCCGACGGTGAGCCAGACGGTGGCGCGCATGGAGCGCGACGGCCTGGTGTCCGTGGCCAGCGACCGGCACCTGGAGCTCACGGAGGAGGGGCGCCGGCTGGCGACGCGCGTGATGCGCAAGCACCGCCTGGCCGAGTGCCTGCTCGTCGACGTGATCGGGCTGGAGTGGGAGCAGGTGCACGCCGAGGCGTGCCGCTGGGAGCACGTGATGAGCGAGGCCGTGGAGCGGCGGGTGCTGGAGCTGCTGCGGCACCCCACCGAGTCGCCGTACGGCAATCCCATCCCGGGCCTGGAGGAGCTGGGCGAGAAGGACGGCGCGGACCCGTTCCTGGACGAGAGCATGGTCTCGCTGGCCGACCTGGACGCGGGCACGGACGGCAAGACGGTCGTCGTGCGCCGTATCGGGGAGCCGATCCAGACGGACGCGCAGCTGATGTACACGCTGCGGCGGGCGGGCGTGCAGCCCGGCTCGGTGGTGAGCGTGACCGAGTCGCCCGGCGGTGTGCTCGTGGGCAGCGGCGGCGAGGCGGCCGAGCTGGAGGCGGACGTCGCCTCCCACGTGTTCGTGGCCAAGCGCTGAGCCGGGCCCCTGGACGAGCGGGGGCCCCGGACGAGCAGGGGCCCCGGCGCCGTGTGGCGCCGGGGCCTGTCCTCCCCTGTTGCTGACCCGGAGCCCCGAGCTCTCAGGGTCATCCCCCTCGGACCGGCTTTTCCCCGAGCGGTCCGCCTCCTGCCAGGAAGATCCCCTCACACACGGCGATCATTCATCGCGCGGTGTCACTCAAATGAGGGGTGTTGACCGCGAAAACGGAGTTTCAGGGCGCGCGTTCGAGAGGGGAACGGATCAGCGATCCCTTCCGCAGGCGTAGGCCAGCGGGGAGATCAGTTCCTCCACGTCCGGCAGCCAGCGGTTCGCCGGGGTCGGGCGGCGGGCCCACTGCACGGCGCCCCGGCACCCGAACCGGGTGGGCGGCGCCGCCACGTACGCGCCCTCGCCCAGCGCCACCAGGTCCAGTGACGGCAGCGACCAGCCCAGCCGCCGCACCAGATCCGCCACCTTCGCCGAGGCCCCCGGCAGCACGAAGAACTGCATCCGCCGGTCCGGGGTCAGCGTGACCGGACCGAGCGTCAGTTCCATCCGCTCCATCCGGGCCAGCGCCAGGAACCCGGCGCTCTCCGGGACGGACACCGCCTCGAACGTCCGTCCCGTCGGCAGCAGGATCGACGCCGCCGGCTGCTTCTGCCACATCCGGCGGGCGACGGTCGCACTGCCGGTCGCCTGGGTCGCCCAGTCGGGGCGCGCGGGGTGCGCGCCCGGCGCGGGGCAGGCAACCTCACCACAAGAGCAGCGCTGCGTGCCGCCGGCGGTCTCCAGCCAGGTGCCCGGCACCACGTCCCAGTGCCGCTCCTCGGCGTAGCGTACGGCGGTCTCCAGCAGCGATGCCCCGCGCTGCCGCGGAATCTGACCGGTCATCTGCGTGTTCTCGGCGCCCGCGATCGTCTCTTCCACGCTCCTCTCAACTCCCTTGCCCACCTGGGGTTACGGCCCCGGGCGCGCGCGGGGGAGGAGCATCGTTTCGACGGCCGGGGCGCATGGAGGCACGGCCGGGGGCGCGCGCGAGGAAGCCCGGCGTGGGCGGGGTAGCCAGGGAGTGGGCCGGCATCCTCCATTACTTCCGGCAAACCGCACATGTCGCGCATTGACGGTATGTCTACTGGGCAGTGATCGTCCCGACCGGACCGACCGGGACGGAGCCGCGGGCTCCGCAGGGTCGGTCGAACACGCTCCAGGGACCGCAACGCAGGGGGTAAGCACATGGCCGCAAGGCCTCTCGTGGCGAGGCAGCCGAACGAACGGCTGCAGGCACTCATCCAGGAAGCGGGGTGCTCGAACGCCGGGCTGGCCCGGCGGGTCAACATGTGCGGCGCCGAGCACGGCCTCGACCTGCGCTACGACAAGACGTCCGTGGCCCGCTGGCTGCGCGGCCAGCAGCCACGGGGCCGGGCCCCGGCGATCATCGCCGAGGCGCTCGGGCGCAAGCTCGGCCGGACGGTCACGATCGACGAGATCGGCATGGCCAACGGCAAGAATCTCGCCTCGGGGGTCGGCCTCCAGTTCTCGCCGACGGTACTGGGAGCCATCGAGCAGGTCTGCGAGCTGTGGCGCAGCGACGTGGGACGCCGGGACTTCCTGTCCGGCTCCTCCGTCGCCGCCTCCGCGCTGGTCGAGCCCAGCCGGGACTGGCTGATCTCGGCGCCGGACACCCAGGTGGCCCGGCAGGCGGGCCCGCGCGTGGGCCAGTCCGACGTGGCCGCCGTGCGGTCCATGACCCAGGCGCTGGTGGACCTCGACCACCAGTACGGCAGCGGGCACGTCCGCCCGGTCGTCGTGCACTACCTCAACAGCGTGGTGTCCGGGCTGCTCGCGGGCTCCTACCGGGAGGCGGTCGGCCGCGAACTCTTCGCCACCGTCGCCCGGCTGACCGAACTGGCCGGGTACATGGCGGTGGACACCGGCCAGCCGGGCCTGGCCCAGCGGTACTACATCCAGTCGCTGCGCCTCGCCCAGGCCGCGGGAGACCGCGGGTACGGCGGTTACGTCCTGGCCGCCTCCATGAGCCACCTCGCCGCGCAGCTCGGGAACCCGCGCGAGATCGCCCAGTTGGCGCGGGCGGCGCAGGAGGGCGCGCGCGGGCATGTCACCCCGCGCGCGGAGGCGATGTTCCACGCCGCCGAGGCGCGCGGGCACGCCCTGCTCGGCGACGCGCGCGCGGCACAGGCGGCCGGCGGACGCGCGGTGGCGGCGCTGGAGCGCGCCGACGCCGCCGACGGCGACGACCCGGCGTGGATCGCGCACTTCGACCAGGCCTATCTGGCCGACGAGTTGGCGCACTGCCACCGCGACCTCGGGCAGCCCGAGCAGGCGGCGCGGTACGCCGAGCAGTCGCTGGCCGGGCACCCCGCCTCCCGGGCCCGCCGCCGCGCCATCGGCTATGTGCTGCTCGCCACCGCCCAGGTGCAGCAGCGCGAAATCGAGCAGGCCTGCAACACCGGTATGAGAGCGGTGGAGTTGCTGGAGACACTGCGCTCCAACCGGGGCGCCGAGTATCTGGACGACCTCCAGCAGCGCCTGGAGCCGTTCCAGGAGGAGGCGGTGGTACGGGAGTTCGGGGCCCGCCTCGAACTCCAGCAGGCCGCGTGAACAACGGCCCCGCGGCACGGTGAACGCACGGGAACGGCACCCGGTGGGCGCCGGGTGCCGTGCGCGGCGCGCCGCGGGGCCGGCGCTGTTATCGCCGTCACAGCACGGCAGATCACGTCCTGAGCTGCTTGGCACCCGGCTCGGGGGACCCGGTAGCGTGTGCCGACGATTCACAAGGTCCCCCATTAGTAGGAGTCCCGGTGACGCAGAGTGGACAGGGCGAGGAGCCCTCGGCGCGGCCCGCGCGCGAAGGCATCGTGCTGCCCTCGGACGGAGGCGAGCCCCTGCTGCCGGGCACGACCGCGCCGCCCGAGCCCTCCGCCCCGGCCGGCGGACAGTCCTGGGACGGTTCCTGGGGTCCCGGGCAGCAGGCGCCGGCGCCGGGCCAGGGCTGGCCCGCGGCGGCGGCCCCGCAGTGGACCGGCCAGGGGCAGCAGCCGCCGTCCGCCGCGGGCCCCGGCCCGCTGCCCCCGGAGGGCGCCCCGGCCCCGGCCCCGTCCTACGGCGGCCAGACACCCGGCTACGGCGACTCCCAGGCCGCCCCCGGCGCCTACGGCACGCCCCCGCAGCCCGGCTACGGCGCGCCCGGCCCGTACCAGCAGCCCCAGCAGCCGTATCCGGGTCAGCAGCCCCAGCAGCCCCAGCAGTCGTATCCGGGTCAGCAGCCCCAGCAGCCCCAGCAGTCGTATCCGGGTCAGCAGCCCCAGCAGCCCCAGCAGCCGTACCAGGCACAGCAGAACCCGCAGCCTCAGCAGGCGCATCCCGGGCAGCAGAACCAGCAGCCGTACCCTGGGCAGCCGTATCCGGCGTCGCCCGCCCCGCCGACGCCGTCCGCCGCGGGCGGCCCGCTGCCCCCGCCGGCCGACGCCGCGACGCAGTACCTCCCGCCGGTCACCGCCCGGAGCGGCGCCGACGAGGGCGCCACCCAGTACATACCGCCCGTGCAGGCCGCGCCGGCCGACGGCGCCACGCAGTACCTCCCGCCGGTCGGCGCGGCTCCCGCAGGCCCCGGTGACGAGGCGGCCACCCAGTACATCCCGCCGGTGGCCTCCGGCGCGCTGCCGCCGGAGTCGGGCGCCGAGGAGACCCGCTACCTCGGCCGGACGCCCCGGCAGCCGGGGCCCGCGCCCTCCGACGCGGAGGCCACGCAGTACATCCCGCCCTACGCCGCCGAAACCCAGGTCCAGGCGCCGGTGCCGGCCGCGGACCGGCAGCCGCCGGCCGAGTTCGACAACCTCTTCCGCGGCGGCCCCGCGGGCGACGACGGCCCGGCCGGTTCCACCCAGCAGCTCCCGGTCGTCGAGCAGCCGGGCGCCTACCCCGGCCCGGAGCCGTCCGCGTACCGCCCGGCGTCGCCGTCGTACGACCGCGGGCCGGACGACGGCGGCGGACGGCGTGGCCGGTCGCGGGTGCCGCTGATCGCCGCCGCCGCGGTGGGCCTGATCGTGGTCGGCGTGGGCGCCGGCGCCCTGCTCAGCGCCGGCGGCGGCGACACCAAGGACGCGGGCGGGGACGACACCCCGGTCGTGGCCGCGTCCCCGGCCGGCTCGGACTCCCCCTCGCCCAGCGCCGACCCCGCCCGGCAGCAGGCGGTGGAACTGGACAAGCTGCTCGCGGACAGCGGCAGCAGCCGGGCCGCCGTGATCCAGGCGGTGGCCGACGTCCGCAAGTGCGACAACCTCGACCAGGCCGCGGCCGACCTGCGGGACGCGGCCCGGCAGCGCGGCGAGCTGGTCACCCGGCTGAACAAGCTGCCCACGGACAAGCTGCACGCCCAGGGCCACCTGCGGGACGCGCTGACCAGGGCCTGGCAGGCGTCCGCCGCGGCCGACAACCACTACGCGGCCTGGGCCGACCAGGTCAAGGGGCGCAAGGGCTGCCACAAGGGGCAGGCGCGCTCCACCGGCGAGACCCAGGCGGGCAACCAGCAGAGCAAGACCGCGACCGAGCAGAAGGGCAAGGCGGCCCCGCTGTGGAACGCGATCGCCCGGCAGTACGGTCTGACCCAGCGCCAGCCCACCCAGCTGTGACGCCCCCGGCGGGGCCCGGCGCCGGGACCCGTCAGGGCACCTCGGCCCGCGCCAGGACCGGCGTCATGTCGAAGACCCCGTTCTTGTCGCCGACGCGCTCCCCGGCCGAGACCAGCCTGCCGTCGCGGACCACCTGGAGGGTGACGTCGGCGTTGACCAGCCGCGGGAAGCCGACCGCGGCGAGCCTGCCCGCGTAGGGCCAGCTCAGGGTCGGGGTGAGGCCGCCGGTGGAGACCCGCAGCCCGTCGTTGAGGGTGCGCCGCACGGCGTCGGGGCTCACCTCGCCGTCGCCGATCTCCTCCAGGACGGCCCGGAGCACGGTGTAGGCGATCCAGGTGGTCTGCACCCCGGCGTCGGCGGGGTCGATGCGGTCGTCGTCGAAGGCGGCCTCGCTGATCACCTTCTTCATCGGGGCCCAGCGCGGATCGGAGGCGGCCGGGTACCAGCCGGTGACGTACGCCCCCTCGTACGGGCCCAAGGCCCCGCCCGTGGCGTTGATCACCGTCTGGTCGACGCTGCCGAGGACGGTCGCCGTGCGCACGTCCGGGTGGCTCGCGCGGACCCGCCGGAAGGAGTCCATGAAGGTGTCCGTGCGGTCGCCGAGCGCGGGCACCACACAGCCCTCGCGGGCCGGGTCCGCGGTCGCGTGGCGCAGCGCCCGCTCGGCCTGGTCGCCGTACTCGGTGGCGTCCTCGGCGGCGAGCTGGTCGCCGGCGTCCGCGTGCCCGCCGGCCCTGAGGCCGGCGTCGAGCAGCGCGGGCAGCTGGTCGCCGGCGATGCTGTCGGGGCGGACCAGGGCGACGTTGCCGCAGCCGGCCGCGAGGGCCTTGCCGAGGCCGGCCAGCAGAGCGGGCTGGCCGCCGTTGACCGGGTAGGACATGGTGCCGGTGAACTCGTCGTTGGTGACGCCGTAGCCGCCGATGTAGGGGATGCCGGCGCCCTCCAGCGGGGCGAGGAAGGAGTCGCCGAACTGGCTGTAGGAGCCGACGACGGCGACCACGTGCTCGGCCGCGGCGCGCTTGGCGCACCTTGCGGCGCCCACGCTGTCGTTGTGGTCGTTGCAGGTCAGCACCTTCAGCTCGCGACCGCCCACGCCGCCGTGCGCGTTGACCCACTTCGCGTAGGCGAGGGCCATGGCGGGCATGCCGGGCTTGTTGGTCGCGTCGGTGTCCTGCGGGGCCCAGGTCATCACCGTGACCGGCGCGTCCCCGGAGCCCCCCGTGGCACCGGGGACGAGCCCGCACGCGGCGGTGAGCGACACGCACAGGGCCACGGCGCACGCGGCGAGGGCGCCGGCCCGGACGGGGCGGGAGGAGCGGGAAGGGGCGGGAACGGGGAGGGAGCGAGTGCGTCGCCTGCCGGTCATGGACACGCACGATTCCCTCACACCGCTAACCCCTGAGTGACCCTTGGTCAACGACGGGTGACGGCGGGGTGAATTACGGGGGCCGGTGGGCGGTGGCGGGCGCGGAACGTACGATCGGTGACCGTGCAAGGTTCGGAGAACTCTTCCCGTCGTGGCCGCCGCTCCTCCACCATGGGCGGCATGCCCCTCAACGACATGCCGTGGTGGCGGTGGCGCAGCAATGTGCGCTCGGCGCTGCACATGCTCTCCGACCCGCTGTTCCAGCGCGAGGTCTGGCTGGCCGGGGTCGACGGCTACGGCGACGTCACGGACGCCGTGTACCGGCTGGTGGAGGACACCTGGCTGGACAACTGGTCGGCGGAGAAGTACGTCGGCACCATATTCCGGGACTCGCAGGAGGCGGCGCTCGTCGACACCGCCGTGCTGCGGCTGCTGCGGATCATGCACCAGGTCGGCCCGGACGCGCCGGTCGCCGCGTACCTGGACCACCCCGGCTGGCCGGACGCGGTGCGGGCGGCGCGGGACGCGCACGTGCGGATGTCGGTGAGCGACGGGGACGACCCGGACACGGCCCCGAAGAGCCTGGAGGTCCTGCGCATTCTCACGCGTTCTGTTTAGCGGATGGCGGCACGCGCTGTTTAGCGGATGGCGGCACGCGCGGGGTGGCCGGTATGGGAACCTGTAGTGCATGACAAATCAGTCAGCTTCCGCCGCCGCCCCGGCCGACCAGTACGTCCTGACGCTCTCCTGCCCGGACAAGCAGGGCATCGTGCACGCCGTGTCCAGCTACCTGTTCATGACCGGCTGCAACATCGAGGACAGCCAGCAGTTCGGCGACCACGACACGGGCCTGTTCTTCATGCGCGTCCACTTCTCGGCCGAGGCCCCGGTGACGGTCGAGAAGCTGCGGGCGAGCTTCGCCGCGGTCGGGGACTCCTTCCACATGGACTGGCAGATCCACCGGGCCGACGAGAAGATGCGCATCCTGCTCATGGTCAGCAAGTTCGGGCACTGCCTGAACGACCTGCTGTTCCGGGCGCGGATCGGCGCGCTTCCGGTGGAGATCGCCGGCGTGGTGTCGAATCACACCGATTTCGAAGAGCTGGTGGGTTCGTACAACATTCCCTTCCATCACATCCCGGTCACCAAGGACACCAAGCCCGAGGCCGAGGCCCAGCTGCTGGAGCTGGTGCGCGAGGAGCGGGTCGAACTGGTCGTCCTCGCCCGCTACATGCAGGTCCTCTCGGACGACCTGTGCAAGCAGCTCAGCGGCCGGATCATCAACATCCACCACTCGTTCCTGCCGAGCTTCAAGGGCGCGAAGCCGTACCACCAGGCGCACGCCCGGGGCGTGAAGCTGATCGGTGCGACGGCGCACTACGTCACCGCGGACCTGGACGAGGGGCCGATCATCGAGCAGGAGGTCGAGCGGGTCGGGCACGGTGTGACGCCGGACCAGCTGGTGGCCATCGGCCGGGACGTGGAGTGCCAGGCGCTGGCGCGGGCCGTCAAGTGGCACGCCGAGCGGCGCATCCTGCTCAACGGCCGCCGGACCGTGGTGTTCGCCTGAACCCGGGCGCTGAGGGCGGCCCTCACGCCTGCTCGGGCACCGTGAAGTAGCGGGCGAAGGCCGGGACGACGTCCCGCTCGTCGATCCTTCCGTCGCCGTCGGTGTCGAGCGCGGCGGCGGCCGTCCCGGCGGGCCCGGCCGGCACGCGCAGGGCGCGCAGGACGCGGGCGGCGTCGGGGACGGTGATCCGCCCGTCGGCGTCCGTGTCCGCCACCGCCAGGGCCGCGTGCAGGAAGGGGCGGGCGATCTCGGCGAACCGGCCGGGGTTGTCGCGCAGCCGCTTGACCGCGCCGGTGACGAACTCCTGGCGGGTGATGCGCTGGTCGCCGTCCCGGTCGGCGATGCCGGCCATGCCCTGCCAGAACGCCTCCGCGCCGGCGTACAGCGCCTGGCCCGTGGCGGAGCGGGCGGGCACGGCGAACTCGGTGAGCAGGGCCTTGGCCGCCGCGCTGAAGTCCTCGCGGTCGATGTAACCGTTGCCGTCCTGGTCGAGGCCGGCGAACCGGGCGGCGATCCGGCGTTCGTACTCGGTGCTGACCATGTGTGGGGGCCGCCTTACGTGTGCGTCGTACAGGGGGGCCGCGGGACCGGTGGGTCCGTGGGGCCTGGCTGGGAGCGTACGACGCCGGTGGCCGTCGGATGGCGGAAAACCGACGACTGTGCCAAGACCGGGTGAATCCCGCGACAACGCCGTGGCCGGACCGGGACGTCGTCACACCCGGCGGGTGCTCAGGCGGACAGCGGTCCCGCCTCGTCCGTGGTGGCGGAGTCGAGGTCGGGGTGGACGTCGAAGAGCCGGCGGACGCCGAGCGCGCCGAGGACGCGGTTGACGTGCGAGCCGTCGACGGCGCCCCGGTCCGGCAGGATCAGCCGCAGCCGGCCCTGGCAGGAGCGGATGAGCCGGCGGGCGGCGATGAGGACGCCGACCCCGCTGGAATCGCAGAAGAACACGTCGGAGAGGTCGACGACGAGGCTGTGGTGTCCCTCGGCGACGGCGTCGTGCACGTGCTGGCGCAGCACCGGCGAGGTCATCAGGTCCAGTTCCCCGGAGACCCGGAGCACGGCCCACCGGCCTTGCTCGACGCCGGTCACCTTGAATGCCACGGCCATGCCCCTCCGCTCGCGGGATGTCCCGGAACCGCCCGGAAACGGAAGCAGTTCCTACGTTTCCTTTCGCGCGGCTGCCCAGCGGCCGTTCCCTGAAACGTGAAGCCGCAAACGGCGGGTGATCAATAAGGGGCTTATTTCAGTCATCAACGATCGTCTTTGATCAAGTGTGCGCGTGTCTCGCGTGAAGGTTGTGTGAAGAGGGCACTATCACGGGAGGTGGCTTCAGGGGCGCACATTGGCACAAAGGGGCGTGCGCTGTCGGAGGGGCCGTCTACATTCGAGAGGGCGGGCCGACCGGCCCGGTGGCCGGCAGACGGTGAGGGGAGGGGACCGCATGGCCAGGAACGACCTGTCGCCCCGGTGGGACCGCAAGATGCAGCAGCGGCTCGCCCGTGGTGAGGCGGCGGCCCTCGGCGAGATGTACGACCGGTTCGCCTCCCTCGTGCACAATCTGGCCCACCGCGTCCTGGACGACGAGCGGGCCGCCGACTCCGTCACCCGCGAGGTCTTCGCCCACGTCTGGGAGCATCCCGAGACCTACGACCCCAAGGAGGGCCCGCTGCGCTCCTGGCTCGCGGAAGTCACCCAGCGGCTCGCCGTACAGCGGCTGCGGGCCCGGGAGGAACTGGAGCAGCCGCTGCGCGAGGCACGGGAGAGCACGGTCCGGCGCGCCTCGGTCGCCGCCCGCGCCGACTACATCGTCCACTCCATGCCCGCCCCGCTGCGGGCCGCCCTCGACCTGGCCTACAACCAGCGCCGCGACTACCGCCAGACCGCGGCCGACCTCGGCGTCACCGAGGACGAGGCCCGCCGCCGGCTCCGCCTCGGCCTCCAGCTCCTGGCCACCGCCCACGACGCGGGCACCCCGCCGGGATACCGGGGTGCGGTGTGAACGGCCCGCACCGCTTCGAGGAGGCGCACGAGAACGCCCACGGCGCGGCGGACGACGGCCGCCGGGACGAGGACGGGCCCGGGGAGCACCGCGAAAGCGGCACTGGTGTGCACCGCGGCCCGGCCGGCTCCGGAGGGCGCTTCGGGCCGCCGGGCGGTGCCGCCGCGGGCTCCGGACGCTCCGGGGCCGGGCCCGCTCCGCGCATACCCACGCCCCGAACCTCCGTGGAGGACGGCGGGTTTCCGCCGTCCGGCCGCGCCGACCTGGGGGACCGCGTACCCGTGCCGCCGCTCGACCTGTCGCACGACGTCCTGAAGTCGCTGCTCGGCGCCTGGGCGCTGGCCGCCTGCTCGGCCGCGGAGACGGCGGCCGTGGAGGAACACCTGGGCGGCTGCGGTGCCTGCGCCGACGAGGCCCGCCGGCTGCGCGAGGCGGTCGGCCTGCTGCACCAGCCGGAGAGCCTGGACCTGGACCCCGGTCTGCGCACCCGGGTCCTGGAGAGCTGCCTGCGGCGCCGGCCGCCGCGCATCCCGGTCCCCGACTGGGCCGCGCCGTACGACGCCGAGACCGCCCGGCTGGACGCGCTGCTCCAGGACTTCAAGGACGCGGAGTGGCAGGCGCCGGTGGAACTGCGCTGGTTCGAGAACGACGTCCCGGTCGTCCGCCGGACCACCGTCGCCGGGGTCATAGCGCACCTGCTCGCGGTGGACGGGCTGATCGCCGCCGCGCTCGGCCTCGCGGACCCGCTGGGCCGGTCCGCCGGCCCGACCGGAGCGGGCGCGGCGGGACCGGCCGGCCGCACGGAGGCCTACTGGCGGTCCGCGCACCTGCCGCCGGCGCACGCGGTGCGCGGAGCCTGGCGGGAGCAGAGCCACGCCCTGGTGCGCACGGTGTCCTTCACCGGCGGCCGCACGGGCGGACTGCCGGTGTCCTACGGCGAGTTCACGCTGCCCCTGCACGACGCGATGCTGGACCGGGCCTTCGAGTGCTGGGTGCACGCCGAGGACATCGCCAAGGCGGTGGACTACCCGTACGCGGCGCCGACGCCCCGGCACCTGCACCGGATGATCGGCCTCGCGGCCCGCGTGCTGCCGACGGTGCTCGCCGAGCGCCGCCGCGCGGGCCTGTCCGAGCCGGCCCGCCACACCCCGCACCTGGTGCCGGCCGGGGCGCCCGGCCGCAGCCTGCGGCTGGAGATCGAGGGCGACGCCGGAGGCGAGTGGCTGATCCCGCTGGACTCACCGGCGGCACAGGGCTCCGCGGAACTGGAGGTGGCCCGTGT
This window harbors:
- a CDS encoding metal-dependent transcriptional regulator — translated: MSGLIDTTEMYLRTILELEEEGVVPMRARIAERLDQSGPTVSQTVARMERDGLVSVASDRHLELTEEGRRLATRVMRKHRLAECLLVDVIGLEWEQVHAEACRWEHVMSEAVERRVLELLRHPTESPYGNPIPGLEELGEKDGADPFLDESMVSLADLDAGTDGKTVVVRRIGEPIQTDAQLMYTLRRAGVQPGSVVSVTESPGGVLVGSGGEAAELEADVASHVFVAKR
- a CDS encoding bifunctional DNA primase/polymerase, giving the protein MEETIAGAENTQMTGQIPRQRGASLLETAVRYAEERHWDVVPGTWLETAGGTQRCSCGEVACPAPGAHPARPDWATQATGSATVARRMWQKQPAASILLPTGRTFEAVSVPESAGFLALARMERMELTLGPVTLTPDRRMQFFVLPGASAKVADLVRRLGWSLPSLDLVALGEGAYVAAPPTRFGCRGAVQWARRPTPANRWLPDVEELISPLAYACGRDR
- a CDS encoding transcriptional regulator, producing MAARPLVARQPNERLQALIQEAGCSNAGLARRVNMCGAEHGLDLRYDKTSVARWLRGQQPRGRAPAIIAEALGRKLGRTVTIDEIGMANGKNLASGVGLQFSPTVLGAIEQVCELWRSDVGRRDFLSGSSVAASALVEPSRDWLISAPDTQVARQAGPRVGQSDVAAVRSMTQALVDLDHQYGSGHVRPVVVHYLNSVVSGLLAGSYREAVGRELFATVARLTELAGYMAVDTGQPGLAQRYYIQSLRLAQAAGDRGYGGYVLAASMSHLAAQLGNPREIAQLARAAQEGARGHVTPRAEAMFHAAEARGHALLGDARAAQAAGGRAVAALERADAADGDDPAWIAHFDQAYLADELAHCHRDLGQPEQAARYAEQSLAGHPASRARRRAIGYVLLATAQVQQREIEQACNTGMRAVELLETLRSNRGAEYLDDLQQRLEPFQEEAVVREFGARLELQQAA
- a CDS encoding ABC transporter substrate-binding protein, with amino-acid sequence MTGRRRTRSLPVPAPSRSSRPVRAGALAACAVALCVSLTAACGLVPGATGGSGDAPVTVMTWAPQDTDATNKPGMPAMALAYAKWVNAHGGVGGRELKVLTCNDHNDSVGAARCAKRAAAEHVVAVVGSYSQFGDSFLAPLEGAGIPYIGGYGVTNDEFTGTMSYPVNGGQPALLAGLGKALAAGCGNVALVRPDSIAGDQLPALLDAGLRAGGHADAGDQLAAEDATEYGDQAERALRHATADPAREGCVVPALGDRTDTFMDSFRRVRASHPDVRTATVLGSVDQTVINATGGALGPYEGAYVTGWYPAASDPRWAPMKKVISEAAFDDDRIDPADAGVQTTWIAYTVLRAVLEEIGDGEVSPDAVRRTLNDGLRVSTGGLTPTLSWPYAGRLAAVGFPRLVNADVTLQVVRDGRLVSAGERVGDKNGVFDMTPVLARAEVP
- a CDS encoding SCO4402 family protein, whose product is MTVQGSENSSRRGRRSSTMGGMPLNDMPWWRWRSNVRSALHMLSDPLFQREVWLAGVDGYGDVTDAVYRLVEDTWLDNWSAEKYVGTIFRDSQEAALVDTAVLRLLRIMHQVGPDAPVAAYLDHPGWPDAVRAARDAHVRMSVSDGDDPDTAPKSLEVLRILTRSV
- the purU gene encoding formyltetrahydrofolate deformylase — its product is MTNQSASAAAPADQYVLTLSCPDKQGIVHAVSSYLFMTGCNIEDSQQFGDHDTGLFFMRVHFSAEAPVTVEKLRASFAAVGDSFHMDWQIHRADEKMRILLMVSKFGHCLNDLLFRARIGALPVEIAGVVSNHTDFEELVGSYNIPFHHIPVTKDTKPEAEAQLLELVREERVELVVLARYMQVLSDDLCKQLSGRIINIHHSFLPSFKGAKPYHQAHARGVKLIGATAHYVTADLDEGPIIEQEVERVGHGVTPDQLVAIGRDVECQALARAVKWHAERRILLNGRRTVVFA
- a CDS encoding EF-hand domain-containing protein produces the protein MVSTEYERRIAARFAGLDQDGNGYIDREDFSAAAKALLTEFAVPARSATGQALYAGAEAFWQGMAGIADRDGDQRITRQEFVTGAVKRLRDNPGRFAEIARPFLHAALAVADTDADGRITVPDAARVLRALRVPAGPAGTAAAALDTDGDGRIDERDVVPAFARYFTVPEQA
- a CDS encoding STAS domain-containing protein, with translation MAVAFKVTGVEQGRWAVLRVSGELDLMTSPVLRQHVHDAVAEGHHSLVVDLSDVFFCDSSGVGVLIAARRLIRSCQGRLRLILPDRGAVDGSHVNRVLGALGVRRLFDVHPDLDSATTDEAGPLSA
- a CDS encoding sigma-70 family RNA polymerase sigma factor — encoded protein: MARNDLSPRWDRKMQQRLARGEAAALGEMYDRFASLVHNLAHRVLDDERAADSVTREVFAHVWEHPETYDPKEGPLRSWLAEVTQRLAVQRLRAREELEQPLREARESTVRRASVAARADYIVHSMPAPLRAALDLAYNQRRDYRQTAADLGVTEDEARRRLRLGLQLLATAHDAGTPPGYRGAV
- a CDS encoding zf-HC2 domain-containing protein, with translation MNGPHRFEEAHENAHGAADDGRRDEDGPGEHRESGTGVHRGPAGSGGRFGPPGGAAAGSGRSGAGPAPRIPTPRTSVEDGGFPPSGRADLGDRVPVPPLDLSHDVLKSLLGAWALAACSAAETAAVEEHLGGCGACADEARRLREAVGLLHQPESLDLDPGLRTRVLESCLRRRPPRIPVPDWAAPYDAETARLDALLQDFKDAEWQAPVELRWFENDVPVVRRTTVAGVIAHLLAVDGLIAAALGLADPLGRSAGPTGAGAAGPAGRTEAYWRSAHLPPAHAVRGAWREQSHALVRTVSFTGGRTGGLPVSYGEFTLPLHDAMLDRAFECWVHAEDIAKAVDYPYAAPTPRHLHRMIGLAARVLPTVLAERRRAGLSEPARHTPHLVPAGAPGRSLRLEIEGDAGGEWLIPLDSPAAQGSAELEVARVVLDGAEFCKLAAGHVSPEDAAAGQTGDRRAIRDVLYAAASLSRM